aaagttGAAATATAATCTTACCCatctcaaataaaaaattatataaaagtcATTACTATGTTTTTTTTCTAATTCCCCGAAACAATGTTACATTTTTACATAGAAAAGTATTCTTATCTAATATCCAAAATAATGCACGTACAGCTAACATGTACTAAATCATAATTCACATAAAAAGTGACtgaaaactgaaataaaaaccGACAAGATTCATTATTCAATCTTAAAAACAATTAATATATGAAAATGACATATTAAAACTGCTGCAAATGGAATGAATTGCTTTAGTTTGCTGACTTCCTAAGTTGTACGCACACTCGTATAGTAAGTAATTTACACATCTTAATCTTAAGTTACGTCAATATTTAGCTTTTTACGATGTATTTGAATTAGTGGAGTAAGTACATATTTTATAACTGATCGGGGAGTTTGATTTTCCCTACCAACATTTTTCGAACGAGTTCGTCGTACTTTCATTGAGTTTGTCTAGTATGATTTACCTTGCTAACGTGATTTAGGTGTTATGCGTTAATAACCCGAAGCTTAACCAACGTGCACCGAAAAATAACGGTTGCAAGTTTTATAATCATAAAAATAGGTTACGTCAATTTTTATGCATATATATGGTATAATTATAAATGAGGGTTGTTACCCTGCACCCCAGATATATGGTATAATTATAAATGAGGGTTGTTACCCTGCACCCCAGGGGTGCAGGGTAACATGGGCGCCTGAGCCAGCTGGGCACcacgtttagcgacggttttataactccctttagcgacggttttccaAATCCGTCGCTACTAGCAACGGTTtgtaataaaccgtcgctacttctccaatttttttaaaaaaaaactgacCCAGGGCGTTCAAAGAATTGAACTCCCCACACCAACGCCCACTCACAATAGAGAGGCGTGTTAACACCCCATTGTGGGTGCTCTTATGAAAGTGATTTTGTATCCATACTGTAGATAAATTGAGATCAAACAACAGAATGCAAAATTTCCAAGATGTGCAAGGTGTTTCATTGTTCGGTAAATTTGTAAATCTACTTTTTCTATCGGCTGTTAAAGATTTATAGGACACCAACTGAAACCGGATTTTATATCCAACAGCTTCAGTGTTTGATTTTTCAAACACAAGATTTACCTTCAAATACCCTGCACATCTTGGAAATTTTGCATTATGTTGATTGATCTCAATTTGTCTACAGTATGGATACAAAATCACGTCCATAAGAGCACCCAGAATGGGGTGTAACACCTATTTAACACCCTTTCCATTGTGAGTGGCCGCCTCTGTgtcagttttttttaaaaaaaaaaaattggtgtttagcgacggtttatattaGCCGTCGCTGTGCAGGCGCCCATGTTACCCTGCACCCCTGGGGTGCAGGGTAACAACCCTCATTATAAATTATGCAATTTTTACTTGGTAAGACATATAGATAACCAAGGCCGACTACGAAATCAGACCAACCAACCAACCCTTCTGACTTCCACTGCAGCTGCTGGTTCAACGACATAATATGTATGTATTTTCAAAAACTGGGTTAAATTACGGGAAGCCCCTCGAGTTTCTGGATCACAGTATTCCTGGACAAGGGGACATAGCGGTCATTTCCCAGCTTAAGAAATTGACTCCAGCCAGCTACCGTCAACTACTGCTTTGAAACTGTCAACAATTCTTTATAACTTTGATTATATCAAACACAGCAAAGACaatgataataataacaacaataaaatctcatgtATGTTTATTTTGGATTGCTCAAAGTTGAAAGGTGGTTGTCTTTGCCAAATTCCCACTTGATTTGCTTCATTGGATCCCGCAAGAAAAGGCCAAGAATTATCCAGTCCTGGTCTTTCACACAGATTTTTCGATTTTCTTGATCGAATTCTGCAGAGAAAACGATTGTCATCCACTTCTGAGGTTcggttttcttgttgaagttcTGCAGGAGAAGCTAGATATCATTCAAAACCGAGGTTTAATTGTATCGAAATTTCGATTCCCTTGATAGAATCCTGCATGAAAAGCCAAGAATCTCTCAGTTTCTGAACCTTAAATCTCGACTTTCTTGCGGGAATCCTGGATTCTCAGACCATGTAAGTGTATATCGAATGCTTTTGGTCAATGAGTCTCTGTCGTCTTCTCTAATCTCCCATTTGATTTCTTCATTAAATACCGCAAGGAAAGCCAAGAATATTTCAATTCTGAGGTTCCAACCCATCAAGAAATTTATGATAAAAACCTGAAGTTCAGTATTTTAGATAAGTATGGCTACAAAGACAGTCGTTCAAGCAGTAGTAATCACAGCAGCTATTAGTCTAATACTAGCTGGTATACTAGCCTATGTCGTGTATAGATTCATGATAACTCAACGAAGAGAGAAAAATAAAATGGGCTCTAGTTTTCGAAGAGAGGCCACGATTGGTTTGCCGTCCATAGAATTTAGGCAGCATGGTAGAGCATTGAAAGGAGTTATACTTGATGAAGAAGGATTGGATGTGCTGTATTTAAGGAGACTTGAAGAGGGGCATTTTACGGGTTGTTTCTCAAAGGTTTGGTGTAATCCTTTAGATGAGGAATTTAAAAGATTGGAGAGTAGAGGGGATAAGGCTAATACATGTGAGCCAATTCAGGAACTCCCATTGCTTCAAGAAACAAGAAGTGGATATGATTTTACAGTGACTAGTACAATTCGAGTGAGTTCGAATAGTTTACCTGTAGCATCTGAATTGGATGCATCAGGCCCCGtttcaaaatatgaaaataCAAGACAGCCGCCGTTTCCAACACCACCGACAAGAATGGGGCCGATCCCTCCACCAGCAACCCCGCCAACACAGCCACAGGCTCCACTTCCACCTCAAACACCAAGAATGAGGCCAAGCTCTCCACCACCGCCACCACCACAGCTGGCGCCACCTGCACAGCCATTAGCTCCGCTACCCCTGCCACTTCTACCTAAAAAGGGATACCTTAAGCCACCACCAGTACCGCCAGGTCCACCAAAGTTAAAAACTGTGCCACCACCTCCACCAGCAAACAGAAAGGGCCAAGTTGCCCAACATAAACCACCAGTTCCCCCAAAAGAAACTGGAAGCAGTCATGTGGTAGGTAAAACTCCATCCATAGAACAAGAAAATGGAGGGGTTCAAAAGAAACTGAAACCATTACACTGGGACAAGGTTATTGCTAATGTGGATCATTCAATGGTCTGGAATGAAATCAATGATGGATCTTTCAGGTTAAGTGTTTCTTGATTCGTTCTTCTGCTTTATTATTACATGAACAATATTTATTGAAATTTAAACGATTCTGTGCAATTTTATCAGGTTTGATGATGACCTCATAGAATCACTCTTTGGTTACACAACCACCAGCCAGAAATCAGATGATAAAAGTAACAGACCAATGAGTAAAGCCGGTTCTAACACCGTAACATCAGCTCAAGTATTCCTCCTTGATCCTAGAAAATCCCAGAATACAGCAATTGTTCTCAAGTCTCTAGCAATATCTCGCCAAGAAATCATAGATTCTCTATTGGATGGCCGAGGACTGAACCCGGATACCCTTGAAAAACTAACCAAGATTTGCCCGACAAGAGATGAAATAACCAAAATCCTTCAATTTGATGGAAACCCCACAAAACTAGCTGATGCCGAGTCTTTCCTATATCACATCTTGAAACCTGTTCCATCTGCATTTCTTCGTTTCAACGCCATGCTTTTCAGGTCATCCTATGATTCCGATATACTGCATCTCAAGGAGTCTCTGCAGACTCTTGAATTAGGATGTAAGGAGTTGAGAACTGGAGGGATTTTCTTCAAACTCCTTGAAGCCATTCTCAAGGCTGGCAACCGAATGAATGCGGGAACTGCTAGAGGAAATGCTCAGGGATTCAATTTAAGCGCCCTTCGAAGATTATCCGATGTGAAAAGCTCAGATGGAAAGACTACTCTTTTGCACTTTGTAGTTGAACAAGTTATGCGTTCTGAAGGTAAACGACATCTGATCAGTAGGAAAAGTAAAGGAGACAACTCCGATCATGAATCAGATTCCAAGAATTCAAGAGAAGACAGAGATGGGGAGAATCTAATGGCAGGATTATCAATAGTAGGAAACTTGAGTGCTGGGTTTGTTAATTTCAAGAAAGCAGCCACAATAGACTACGAAAACTTCATCGACATGCGTTCGATTCTTACCTCCAAAGTTGAAGAAAACAAACAACTTTTGGCACACTGCAGGGATGAATCAGGAGGTTTCTTAAAGGAAATGAAAGGGTTTTTAGAGGATTGTGAGGAAGAGCTTAAAGTGGTGAGGGAGGAAGAAACAAGAATAATGGAGCTCGTGTTGAAAACAACGGTTTATTTTCAAGCCGGAGCTTCTAAAGACAAAGGAACAAATCCGCTTCAATTATTTGTCATTGTAAAGGATTTCTTGGTTATGGTCGATCAAGTTTGTGCTGAAATCACAAAGAAACTGCAAACAAAGAAGGCAATGACCACACGTTCATCGCCTCCATCATCACCTACACCAAGGTCTCCTATGAGATTTCAAAACTTGCAAGCATATTTGATGTCACAAAAGCATGGAACCAGTTCAAGCGATTCAGAGGATGAATTCTGATAGTGGCTGAGGGATCATTTTTGAAGATCAGCTAGATATTTTCAGAATAGTCCCAACATCATGTTATTAGATCGGTGAATTTCTGAAGATTTTATACTTCATTTTTATTCTTTACTGTAATTACAGCGCATGTTGCATTATATATACTTTCAGCCCTTTGATTCTTTACTCATCCCAGCATTAAAGCATGATCACGTGAACGACACATCTTCGCTCATTACGTTGTCATTGGCCGCCCAAGCACCAGAGATTCAAACAAGGAAAAGAATGTCTAAAATCCCATCCGTCGATGCATATTCATGCATAAATATGTGCTCAAGCAAAGATGAAGCGTGACAAACGAAAGACAAGATTCACATGAAACTTGATTCTTTCTTTGTCAACAGCTTGTTAAGGAACATTTTGATTAAAACAGGCCCTTTTCCATTCAAGGAGACAATCCTAATCTTTTACTTGGGTAAGCTTTTACAGATTTCTATGCTCCAAATTCAGCTGCGTTACTTGTTTTGTTCGGAGCCAAGGTGTTCTAAAAATTCGATATATTATCCATAATTAAAAGATGATATGTAATAAAGAAGTTATACtaaatcataaattttcatattaCAGCAATTGTTAAAGAATACTGCATTTCAAAAAATATCGTTTAAAACATGCCAAAAAATTTATACAGCAGCAgctttctaattttttttgtcaataatataataatctaacatacatataaatatatgagtttgaattgtgagCTTACTACTTTACCCTTTAATTTATTTACAATTTGTTATGTTTATGAGGCTCTTTAAGTAATTTtctatattaatttaatatgaTCATTAATAGCCTACTTAATTCAATCAATATAATTATTAACTTGattttacttttaaatttaatattactTTACCCTTTAATTTATTTACAATTTGTCATGTTTATGaggaattttttatattaatctaATATGATCATTAATAGTCTACTTaattaaatcaatataattattaacttgattttacttttaaatttaatttaatttatatatttaaaaaaattaataatattatatctattttatttttataaatatatgattttcattTGTAAACTTactattttactattttatttgttttataaattgtCATGTTCTTGAGgttctttaaattattttctacGTTAGTTTAATAGGATTATTATTTTACcattttgtttttataattTGGCATGTTCATGAGgttctttaaattattttgtacGTTAGTTTAATAGAATTATTAATAGAGTACTTAGTTAAGATATTTATTATTGTaattttacttttaaatttaaatttaattactttaattatacattgacatcaaattcataGAAAATTACTATAATAAt
This Primulina eburnea isolate SZY01 chromosome 2, ASM2296580v1, whole genome shotgun sequence DNA region includes the following protein-coding sequences:
- the LOC140822848 gene encoding formin-like protein 8, whose product is MATKTVVQAVVITAAISLILAGILAYVVYRFMITQRREKNKMGSSFRREATIGLPSIEFRQHGRALKGVILDEEGLDVLYLRRLEEGHFTGCFSKVWCNPLDEEFKRLESRGDKANTCEPIQELPLLQETRSGYDFTVTSTIRVSSNSLPVASELDASGPVSKYENTRQPPFPTPPTRMGPIPPPATPPTQPQAPLPPQTPRMRPSSPPPPPPQLAPPAQPLAPLPLPLLPKKGYLKPPPVPPGPPKLKTVPPPPPANRKGQVAQHKPPVPPKETGSSHVVGKTPSIEQENGGVQKKLKPLHWDKVIANVDHSMVWNEINDGSFRFDDDLIESLFGYTTTSQKSDDKSNRPMSKAGSNTVTSAQVFLLDPRKSQNTAIVLKSLAISRQEIIDSLLDGRGLNPDTLEKLTKICPTRDEITKILQFDGNPTKLADAESFLYHILKPVPSAFLRFNAMLFRSSYDSDILHLKESLQTLELGCKELRTGGIFFKLLEAILKAGNRMNAGTARGNAQGFNLSALRRLSDVKSSDGKTTLLHFVVEQVMRSEGKRHLISRKSKGDNSDHESDSKNSREDRDGENLMAGLSIVGNLSAGFVNFKKAATIDYENFIDMRSILTSKVEENKQLLAHCRDESGGFLKEMKGFLEDCEEELKVVREEETRIMELVLKTTVYFQAGASKDKGTNPLQLFVIVKDFLVMVDQVCAEITKKLQTKKAMTTRSSPPSSPTPRSPMRFQNLQAYLMSQKHGTSSSDSEDEF